The Saimiri boliviensis isolate mSaiBol1 chromosome 12, mSaiBol1.pri, whole genome shotgun sequence nucleotide sequence TGTCACCTGTACATTCATACCGCTTTTCACAGCATATGGCATTGCTTATTTCCTGATTTGTGCTTCCTACTAAAGTGTGAACCTCAGGAAGGTTGGAACCAAATCTATTTTATTCACCATTTTATACCCAGATATTCACTGAGTGACCCACACATCTGTAGATCTAACCTTCTCTCTCCTGAGCATCACAATTAAAAATCAGGTTGCCTCATAGATGTTCATGCCTTTCTCTCAAAGGCATCTCAAATCACTGAGTTTAAATCTGTACCAATTTTTCTTTGACTTCACTCTTATCAgtgattatacatatatatatatatatatatatgtataatcacatatatatagatacatatatcatatagcactatattgttattatttgtctgtttttctatctCCTTCAAAGACTGGCTCTTTCTCAAAATTGAGACCACGTGGCACTCTTTATATTACATAACTAACATGAAGGCattgatttattttagtttacCTAAACCAATAGCAATTGTGGCTCTTGGGTCTAGATTTTAATATTGCTagaagtaatttatttatttaccatggTTATCATATTGATGGctctagtattttttaaaagtcttatgtAAAAAGGAATAATTGTCATTTGGAGTATATTTTAtagattgaataaaataatagaacagtggccgggcatggtggctcacgcctgtaatctcagcactttgggaggccaaggcgggcggatcacctgaggtcaggagttcaagaccagcttggccaacatgatgaaaccctgtctttaataaataaataaataaataaataaataacagaacagtgaacatttttttaatgttttcttttaaaggagTAATTGTTACTGACCGTGCAGTGGGAATAAGTATTTTTGCAAATAGGTAAAAATCCTGCAGGTCTGCTTTAATGCCCTTGATGTTTAAGTGAGTAAAATCTGTCTTCCCATTGAATTTGTAAACTTTGACATAGAGGTGTCTTTGTTCCTAACTCTTTCCTTTAGGTTATTATCGCACTGAGAGAGATAAGGGCACGCAGTATGaactattttttaagaaagcagaCCTTATGGAATATAGACATGTGACCCTCTTCCGCCCTTTTGGACCTCTCATGAAAGTGAAGAGCGAGATGATTGACATCACTAGatctattattaatataattgtgCCACTTGCTGAAAGAACTGAAGCATTTATACAGTTTATGCAGAACTTCAGGTAACTGTCAGGACTTAATGATTCAGCTACGTTctcaaaaaatcacattttattcagattttctcagTTTATCTTCACTGAGTATAATTACTTAGAATAATTTTATAGTCTTTGGAggagctttattttttatattctctcttttttttaaagcatgtgtaGGATATTGTATTATTGACAGTTTGAACTATGAAATAAATTGAGAGTGACATCTATTAGAAATCAAATTTGATGGCCttgataattgttttttaattcattttaagacaagttgaatttttaaaaatcaactttatgaaggtataatttacatgcagTAAAATCCACATATTTTAAGGATATAGGTTtcgtgacctttttttttttttttttgagacacggtctcactctgtcgcccaggctagagtgcagtggcatgagcacggctcactgcagctcagcctcctgggctcaagtgatcctccctcctcagcctcccaagtagctgggaccacaggtgcttgccatcttttttattttttgtagagagtagggtcttgccatgttgtccaggccagaaTTTCATGTcatttgataaatgtatatactCATGAACCACCACcccaatcaagatacagaatactCTGTCTCCCAAGAAAATCCCCGAGAATGATTTAAGGTTTTTAatcaaaatacatttagaaatacaaacattaaactaaaaattgGAGAAAAGTTATTTCATCCTGGGAAGCAAAGaatttgtaaagttttttttattttattaaatttggatATTTTCAAATGCTGAAGTGTTACGTATCTACACATTAGGATAACTATTTGTGGAAAATACTGCTTTTTGATTTAAGAATTCCCATGTTTTTAAtacttcaataattttaaatgttttaaatactgtGATATATTCGTTTTAGTGCTTCATGATCCTAGTCTTTACTCTCATATTAGAATTATTGGATTTCAAAGGTTAGTTAAAACTGTCCTGCAGCTGAATGTCTGGCAGTCATACTTCCAAATGAGATTTCCTGTTCCAAATAGCTCACTTGAGATCTGATTTCCTAAagcatttttttattgctttttttggaATTACTTCCAAAGGCCACATTATTCTTTACAGTAAGTAATCTCAGTCATGGCAAATATTTAATCCTTAATGATAGGTATAACTTTTGGAATTAGCCAGTCTGAAGACAACTCTTAATTCAAAAggtcagtatttatttatttggttctgAACCAATTGAGTTTATTTCCTCGAATAGCTTGTGATTTGCTTCTGAAAGCAATCCGAAAGCAAAAGTTcgaaaaaatgttttgaaatatgccaACAATGTCAGACTGCTTCGACGGCCCTCCAAGGGCTGCACTCATTCAGGCATAGACCTTGTGCCTTCCATGATTCATCAGTATTGCCACTTTTATGTTTACTATTGTGTCAGTAATGCCTCATTTTCCTGTTAAAGCTTCATGTGATTGCTTTCTGAATGAGTCGTGCCTCATGTTTTCTTgagtaaactttatttttcacttccGTTAGGGATGTTTGTATTCATCAAGACAAGAAGATTCATCTCACAGTGGTGTATTTTGGTAAAGAAGGACTGTCTAAAGTCAAGTCTATCCTAGAATCTGTCACAAGGTTGGTGAACCACATCCACAGTCAAGTCCTTGATATATAACATTGCTAAAAGAGTGAGAATTTTCAGATATGTAATGAGTTAATAATTTGTAGTAACTATTGTTTAAAAGTTGGCTGACCATGTGGGCAATGGGAGTGGTGATAGTTCCTCATTTCACATGCAACCCCATGTGACTCAACTTCCCTTTCTGCTTAGCAGGGAGTCTGGCATGATCAGGATGCTTTCTTTGTGgcccactcaccctctgtgtatTTGCTGCTGcttcccttttttaaaatctaattccTTCACTTTGACATAATCATGTTCTGAATTTGTCTCTTTTTGtcacctttctttccttccatttcctcAGGTTCCTTCTTTTCCCCCTGCTAACAATGCCAAGGTCTCCCATATCTTTAAGAAACTCCTACCCAACTCTGAAGTGCCCAGCCACTACCATTATGTTTCTGTCCTTTCATAGCTCAACGTCACAGGATAACAGTTCATAACTAAGCAAGTCAtagagtacctggcacatagtagatgctcagagGTTTGAATGGATGAATTAGTAATCCCTTAGTACTTAATTATTAATTCTtttgcttctcagcctttttctttctaaatcatgGGCCCAAAGATATGACCTAACTGCCAAATTCTTTTCTGTTATCCTTTTTCGTTGCTTTTTTACCTTTGACAACCTAACCattacttctgtttttaaaatgttcttcttaCGTTTGTAAAATGTAACTATTTTGTAAATGTAAGTAGGATATAATGTAAACTGTTAGGTTGATTATTGTCTCTAACCACACCAGTTCTGTATCCTTTACTTGCCTCTTTACCTTTCTGCCAGTTGTGGCCATTTGTTAAGAGCCTAGATTTGATCAGCCATTCTTCTCCAATCATTGAACTAACATTCATTGAGTCCTACCTACTGTGTTCCAGGTACACTGCTTGGGAGTCTGACTGGGATAATTGGAAGAAGAGTGGGCATAGATGAGTTAATCTGAGTCTCTGGCCTGCAGGGAATCTCAGATCCTTGATGTATATAGACAAGACTCACTGCCTTCCCCTTCCCTACATGAGCTCCTCCTCCTGATGGCCCTCTCTCAGTTCAGAGTAAAACTATTTCACCATCGCCTTGGCATGACTTTTGAGAGCCACAGTCTTTTACTTATTCTTTGCCTCCAGTTACCTCTAATTAATTAGTTCCTACTTACTTCACAGGACCTCCTGTCTCTTCCTTGCTACTGCCACCACCCTAACCCTGGTTCCGTCTCCCTccatttcttcccttcctttccctccttagTGTTTTTAAATCACCTATTAAGTGCCACAAGCTCACACTGGTAATGTTGAGGTATTGTCAAGACACCTCTGTGGCAAATGGTGTAAACCTACCTTGAGCTTGTTTAAGGAAAATAGGAGCAGTATTGAAGAATCTTGGATACCTCCCAGAAATAAAGGGATTGTTCCAACCAGATTTGgggaagaaaatcaaaacaactcTGGTTTCTCAGGGATTGGAACCAGAGACTTGAATATCATCAAAATTCTCTTGTCATCtccttgtctgtttttctttgcatGCTGACTCCATTCTCCTGTTGCAGATTGGCTTCTTCCACATGGTGAGGGATATGACTGTTGGCGGCTCTGGGCTCACATCTTCTCAGCTTTGCCATCAGAGAGGAAAGAGCTTTCTCCCAGCTCCAGTTGAGAAAACCCCAGGGAAGGACATTTTGCCCACTCTTGAGCCAATCACTatggccaggtggggtgggggtatTGGGATTGGCCCAGCTTAAGCCTGGTCTCCATCCCTAGGACATTACTGTGGTTGGGGTGGGCAGAGAGTGAGGGGTATTCTGTGCTCAGTGCCTCCACTTGGTGCTGAGTATGTGGGGTGGCAGTGGGCAGTTCTCCCCCAAAAAACGGAGAGATTTATATTCCTTAAGGTGAGAAGAAGAATCTTAGGCACTTAAAGCACTTGGAGGTCACTCCATGCACTATTTGAGACTTTGTTCCATCTCTTCATTACCCATTCTATACTGTTGTAAGGGTAAtcctaaaatattacttttttgaTCAGGCTGCACCCTAGTGCAGTGAGTGGTTCTCCAACTTCAGTGCCAGAGTCACTGGGAAGACTTGTGAAAATGTAGAGGCTCGGCTCCAGCCCTAGcatctgattcagtgggtctgggtgTAGTCTGAGAGTTTGCCTCTCTAACACGTTGCCACAGGAGGCTGATGCTATAGGTTTGAGGGCCTCActgtgagaaccactgctctggcAGAAAAACCCTGCTGATTCTCTTTGTCTTTAGGATACTGACCAGTTTCTTTAACCTTGCATGGGAGGTACTCTTCAGTCTGACCTTTCTCTCATTGTTCCCATTTTAAGATCCTTTGACCCTTATTTCACTTTTCCCATTTTAAGGTCCTTTTGTTCCAATCTGATTTGTCTGATCCCTTTTCTCTAAAATGCTTTCTACGCTCTTACCTCTTTGCCTTTGAGAATAATTACTTGGAATGACCTTTACACTTACCACTGAATTCAACATTTTAACCAAAGTATAACTCACATTCCACTTCTAACATCTTCTGTAACTACTGCAGATATGAGTGATGTATTTTCTCAGAACTGCTCttcatcattcattcagcaaatatttattgaaatcctACTCTGTGAGGAGGCACTGTGTCCataataatgaacaaaacaaaatccctgcTCCCACAGAGTAGGAGAGACACTGGAACAAAAATGTCTGGCAGTACCAAGAAAAACACTTGAGGAATAGGATAGAGATGAAAGAGAGGGAGGCCAGAGCTGCTTTTCACGTAGTGTTAGAGAAGATCCCTCTGATAAGGGGACGTGTGCAAAGATCCAGTGGATGCAAGAGGAGAGTGATCTTTGTGTGTGTCACCCATTTAGAATGCATTATTTATTACCAGACATTacagtattttttcatgtgtgtatttCTCATCTCCCCAAAAGGTGTTTACGATTCCAAAGGGCAGTGGTCACTTAAACACTTTGGAGCCTCATACTACCAACGTGTGCCTCAAATGTGGGCATTGGGTGAATATCTCTCCCTGATGATGATCATACACATGAAGCTGGGATTTTCTTTTCCCATGTGAATGTAGAACGAACATAATCAAATATTTGAAGTGTTAAACGTATTTTGTAAGCTGTGTTAAAGGAAGAAAGTTGTTAACATTAAGTGGGACTTATCGTTTGTTGTATGCTTTCCTCATAGTGAGTCTGATTTTCACAATTACACCTTGGTCTCATTGAATGAAGAATTTAATCGTGGACGAGGACTAAATGTGGGTGCCCGAGCTTGGGACAAGGGAGAGGTCTTGATGTTTTTCTGTGATGTTGATATCTATTTCTCAGCCGAATTCCTTAACAGCTGCCGGTTAAATGCTGAGCCAGGTGCGTAAAATGTTGGTAGATGAGCTGAGTATAGAATTTAGAACAGTATCACATGTCCTATAGTTTGAATCAAGTTATTTTGAGGGAAAAGAAATTTTAGTTAAACTctggtatttttttaagttatattaaGCATATTTTAACTGGAATACTACgtaggaaattaaaaatttgacTCTCTGAAATGCATATCCTTTGCTCTCTTGGAGCCAACTTCCAATGACTACATTTGAAGCCAAATAAAGAAGTATAGAGGAACAGGATATCTAGAAATTGATGAGGCAGAAGCAGTACAGGTCAGAAAAAGAGCTAAGTGGATGGTATGGAGATGTGTGAGAGTCGGAAGCACTTAGCTTTGGGCATATAGTGTCCACACATGCAAACATGcccacatgcatgcatgcatgcacacacacactcacatggaGGTCTAGATGTGGATAGTGCTTGGTCTCCAGACTGTGCATTTTGGGGTGATTTACTATCCTCTGCTTTAGATtgtagatatttttttaaaattaatgagaaaattacatttttactaatcaaattttaaatgatttttaatttatttgaaatgaaaaaaaaaaaaaagtttcctgcaTTAAAGAATCTCAACGGGGAGTGAGTTCAGGAAATCTATTACACAACATGGTAATTGTAGTTactaacaatatattgtatacttgCAAATTGCTAAGCCAgtagattttaagttttcttactaccaaaaaaaatgttaggtatgtgaggtgatggatatggtttattagcttgatttaatcatttcacaatatatgAATGTAGCAAAACATCGTGTTGTACACCGCTTTTATTAGTCAATTAAAAAAACTGGGGgatgctgagcacagtggctcacatcttaatccgaacaccttgggaggctgaaacaggaggatcacttgagcccaggagttcaagaccagcctgagcaacatagtgagacctcatctttaaaaataaaaattttttaaagaatcccATAGCAAATGGTTTTCTTTGTATAACTATTCATATGCAAATGATTGCCTTCTTATTAATCAGGTTAGGGATGGTTGTCAGGAACTCTCTGAGAACCTAATGAGTAACTGAAGGTTACGTTTATTTTACAGCATGAAATGCAAAATGTGAAAATTGAAGGAGACATACTTAATTAGTTTAAAAGAAGTATTTTATATCCAGAAATAGATTTGCCTCTGGAAAATTGAGCTCCCCATCCCTAAATGGATTTGAACAAAGGTAGAATGAGCATCTGATAGGGATCTTGTAATAAAAAGGTTGCCATGTTACTGCCACGCTTCCTGACAATCACTGAACACTTCATGTGATCATATATGATTGAAGCCAGCCATAAGCAAGAGTTTCTCTACTGAGGGAAGTTGGGCTAGTTAGCCTTTACAGTCCTTTTAGATCAGTCAGTTTGAGTGCTGATGACAAGATCTTCTGCAAGGGCTACTATATCAGGTATTTTTAACCCTTATTTTCCCCACTTTTCCAGATTTGGGTTCAGATTTATTCTCTGTTTTAATTATTCTCTGCATGTCTATTCATTGTACAGTATTCTTTGAATTTACTCTTTTTAGTGATTCAGTTTTGAAGGGTGGATCTAACAAACGTTTCTAAGTTTCGTGGTGATTATCAGAGGTTAATCTACATTTATTATTGCTGATTAGATGAAATGAGTAATAAATGACTCATATAATGAATACATATCTCCCCAAAGTCAAAGGGAATAAATATGAAGCaccttttagtttattttttcctctgttcttttgCAAGGTTATAGTTAACCTACTGATACATTACAAAATCATATCATATTCATCAAATTAACATGATGTTCTATaacctaaatatttaaaaatatataatattgataaaagaaaatcatcttcTATGATAACAAAGGCTTTGATAAAACTTAATAGATATTACAATAAAGAACAGTTCTTTATAACTTCTTTGTATGTTACAAACCTGTATTTTAATTTGTAGGTAAGAAGGTATTTTACCCTGTGGTGTTCAGTCTTTACAATCCTGCCATTGTTTATGCCAACCAGGAAGTGCCACCACCTGTGGAGCAACAGCTGGTGAGACTTTTACATTTTCACTTATGAAAGACTCTAAAGATCTTTTCTAGATGTTTGTtgtataaatagaaaacaaagtttCAGTAAAAAATTGTATTCCCATGAGCAAAGTGTTAAAGAAAAACTGTAGTTATTGTAAACACATTTCCATAGTTCTTTTTATACCTCCAATAAAATGCTTTCACATTTATTGCTTCAGAATTAAGTGTAGGGGAAGCAGAGTTTAGGTCATAAAGAAAAACCTCATGTCCCAAAATGTGGAAATTGTATAGTCATTTCTGCCAGCTTATTTTTACTAatactaaaaatttaattttaaaaatcctactaactagaaattaaatgtattttgctAAATAAAAGGGAATAGTATACTATGGTAAATTACTTGGAAAGTCATGGAATATAAATGCCATATATCAAAGCTTACAGTTATTGCCAAAGCTAATCTTatgtaagctttttaaaatttttaaatcaacttactattttgtaataatttagaTTTAGAGAAGTTGCAAAGGTAGTAAAGAGAGTTCCATACTTCACCTGGTTTCCTCTAATGCTAACGTCTTAGGTAAccatggtacatttgtcaaagTGAAGAAATTAATACTGCTAAGTTACTGCTAAGTACACTACAGATTTACTAGGATTATACTAGTTTATctactaatgtcctttttctgttccagaatcgAGCCCAGAATACCAAATtgcatttaacataattttttattgttaatacaaagaaaaagtggAAATGATTAAGAAGTCAttttaagatgtttaaaaaaaataaaaaataacttcaaggaaagcaagaggaaagaaataaagataaaggcTGAAGttagtaaaacaaaaatagattgctttttatttaagtacaaaaaaaatttatcataaaGTAGACAGATTTCaggtaaaaaggaaaacataacactggaaattagaatataaaaacattgagataaatgaattttatagggtaagtttttaaaatctaaataaaatgaaagatttgagaatttataaaatatgaacacAGGCTAAGTTCATGTTGGTATTTTGTGAATAAGAGGTGAAAACTCTGAAGAAATTAAGAgccattttaaaaacagttaccAAAAAGTTACCCTGTAGGTACataaatataatgttttaatttatgaGCTTTTTCATACTCTCAAAGAACAAATAACATTAGCACCATATGATGTACTTAACATATTTTATGAGGTCACCATTATCTTGATACCACACTTGGCatagtgtacacacacacacacacacacacatctctctaCCTTATCGTAGGCCAGTAttatgaatatagatacaaataGGTACACAATGGCAAACCAAGCACCCACATCTGCCATATCTGACAGTGAATTATTCAAAAGGAAAGGATACAGTAGTACTGGAAAGTGAGAGAAGGTGTTAGCAGCCATGAGTTTTGAGAACTTTCTGTAAGATAACAGCAGTTAAGATTGCTGGAGGAGAAAACAGGCTAGAACGTGTTCTAGTTAGTAAAGATAGGGCTGCTTTACATCTCTGAGCTCATAGCAGACAGAATGGAGGGAGCCTGGAGTAAACATGCTTCTCTAGGTATGCTGAGAAGCAGGCATCACAGGAACTGACCCTCAGTCTAAAGCAGTGCATGTGGTTCCTGGAGCTGGAGAGGGTGGTTGAGGTGGCTAAGGAGCCCCTAGACTACGAAAGTGAGCTACTGTTGGCACATCACCTGAGACCCTGTCCTGCCCTCCTTGACTATGACTGGAGAAGGCCATTGTAATCTTCCATGGACTTCTGAACAATGATACTTGAAACAGAAATGAGTAGCAATTAACCAAGACTAACCAAACATTTGAGGAAAACCAATACTATAAAAGAGGCACCAAGTAttaatacatagaaaaattaacGCATGAGTATATGAATACagatagaaaataactttaaaatatatctttaggGAGATTAGAGAAAATGTCAAATTCATAAAACAGGAtttgttgctttaaaaagtcagaacttagaaattgtgaaaatattttaaaatcagtaaatgGTCTGAATAGAAGAATGGTTACAGTTGAAACAAATTTGTAAACTGGAAGACAAGCCAGTTGGACACATAAAGTTTACAAGGTAACATGAGAG carries:
- the CSGALNACT2 gene encoding chondroitin sulfate N-acetylgalactosaminyltransferase 2 isoform X2, with the protein product MEYRHVTLFRPFGPLMKVKSEMIDITRSIINIIVPLAERTEAFIQFMQNFRDVCIHQDKKIHLTVVYFGKEGLSKVKSILESVTSESDFHNYTLVSLNEEFNRGRGLNVGARAWDKGEVLMFFCDVDIYFSAEFLNSCRLNAEPGKKVFYPVVFSLYNPAIVYANQEVPPPVEQQLVHKKDSGFWRDFGFGMTCQYRSDFLTIGGFDMEVKGWGGEDVHLYRKYLHGDLIVIRTPVPGLFHLWHEKRCADELTPEQYRMCIQSKAMNEASHSHLGMLVFREEIETHLHKQAYRTNSEAVG